From the genome of Vulpes lagopus strain Blue_001 chromosome 2, ASM1834538v1, whole genome shotgun sequence, one region includes:
- the RRAS gene encoding ras-related protein R-Ras produces the protein MSSGAASGTGRGRPRGGGPGPGDPPPSETHKLVVVGGGGVGKSALTIQFIQSYFVSDYDPTIEDSYTKICTVDGVPARLDILDTAGQEEFGAMREQYMRAGHGFLLVFAINDRQSFNEVGKLFTQILRVKDRDDFPIVLVGNKADLETQRQVPRSEASAFGASHHVAYFEASAKLRLNVDEAFEQLVRAVRKYQEQELPPSPPSAPRKKDGGCPCVLL, from the exons ATGAGCAGCGGGGCGGCGTCCGGGACAgggcgggggcggccccggggcggggggccggggcccggggacCCCCCACCCAGCGAGACACACAAGCTGGTGGTCGTGGGCGGCGGCGGCGTGGGCAAGAGCGCGCTGACCATCCAGTTCATCCAG TCCTACTTTGTGTCTGACTACGATCCCACCATCGAAGACTCCTATACGAAGATCTGCACGGTGGATGGTGTCCCGGCCCGGCTCGACA TCCTGGACACCGCAGGCCAGGAGGAGTTCGGTGCCATGCGGGAGCAGTACATGCGCGCCGGCCATGGCTTCCTGCTGGTGTTTGCCATTAATGACCGGCAGAG TTTCAACGAGGTGGGCAAGCTTTTCACGCAGATCCTCCGAGTCAAGGACCGAGACGATTTCCCCATCGTGTTGGTTGGGAACAAGGCTGATCTGGAGACACAGCGCCAG GTCCCCCGATctgaagcctctgcctttggcgcCTCCCACCACGTGGCCTACTTCGAGGCCTCAGCCAAACTGCGCCTCAATGTGGATGAGGCCTTTGAGCAGCTGGTGCGGGCCGTCCG GAAGTACCAGGAGCAGGAGCTCCCGCCCAGCCCACCCAGTGCCCCCAGGAAGAAAGACGGAGGCTGTCCCTGCGTCCTCCTCTAG